The Buttiauxella selenatireducens genome has a window encoding:
- the hisH gene encoding imidazole glycerol phosphate synthase subunit HisH: MDVVILDTGCANLHSVKSAIQRHGYEPVVSRDPEVVLRADKLFLPGVGTAQAAMNQIRERDLVELIKACTQPVLGICLGMQLLGSRSDESNGVEMLGIIEEPVLKMVDHGLPLPHMGWNRVYPKAGDRLFRGIDDGDYFYFVHSYAMPVCANTIAQASYGEPFTAAIQRDNFFGVQFHPERSGAAGAKLLKNFLEM; this comes from the coding sequence ATGGACGTCGTGATCCTTGATACCGGCTGTGCCAACCTGCACTCGGTAAAGTCGGCTATTCAACGTCACGGCTATGAACCCGTGGTGAGCCGTGATCCGGAAGTGGTGCTGCGTGCCGATAAACTCTTTTTGCCCGGTGTGGGCACAGCTCAGGCGGCAATGAACCAAATTCGCGAGCGTGATCTGGTCGAGCTGATTAAGGCATGTACCCAACCGGTGCTGGGGATTTGTCTCGGTATGCAGCTTTTAGGCTCGCGCAGCGACGAAAGCAACGGCGTGGAAATGCTTGGCATCATTGAAGAACCGGTACTGAAAATGGTCGACCACGGTTTGCCTTTGCCACACATGGGCTGGAACCGAGTTTATCCAAAAGCAGGTGACCGCTTGTTCCGGGGTATCGACGATGGCGACTATTTTTACTTTGTGCACAGCTACGCCATGCCAGTGTGTGCGAATACCATCGCCCAGGCCAGCTACGGCGAACCGTTCACCGCAGCCATTCAAAGAGATAACTTCTTTGGCGTGCAATTCCACCCGGAGCGTTCGGGTGCAGCAGGCGCAAAATTACTGAAAAACTTCCTGGAGATGTAA